A section of the Mesobacillus jeotgali genome encodes:
- a CDS encoding CsbD family protein: MNDEQTKGAFDQVKGETKKQFGKLTDNESMEAEGRLDKGKGKLKETAGDLKEDVSRAFNNSARD, from the coding sequence ATGAATGACGAACAAACAAAAGGTGCATTTGATCAGGTTAAAGGTGAAACAAAAAAGCAATTTGGAAAATTGACAGACAACGAATCTATGGAAGCGGAAGGTCGTCTAGATAAAGGGAAAGGCAAACTTAAAGAAACTGCCGGAGACCTTAAAGAAGATGTATCACGTGCCTTTAACAATTCTGCACGAGATTAA
- a CDS encoding LacI family DNA-binding transcriptional regulator produces MSYTIKDVAKQANVSTATVSRVLNGLSGYSKETEEKVLRAIKELGYMPNAFARGLVSNKSNTLGILFPEVSSQFSSKILRGVEEAAHELGSSVIVCNTASQGQRTMKYLELLSEKRVDGILFVSEKITEEYYKQLKSMKVPVVLVSTESYQYPLPFVKVDDKHAAFTATDYLVKMGHRKIGMIGGNIEDVIAGQPRVEGYKQALANHELSIKEENIKHSKGFSFKDGFNSFPDLIKSAPDLTAVFAASDSLALGAVSSAYRLGIKIPDQLSIIGYDNLPIAEMAIPPLTTVAQPLEQMGKVAAEMLFTMMSKGIIVESRIMPHSVVERESVKRI; encoded by the coding sequence ATGTCTCAACTGCCACCGTCTCGCGTGTTCTAAACGGACTCAGTGGTTACTCTAAGGAAACAGAAGAAAAGGTCTTGCGTGCCATTAAAGAGCTTGGCTATATGCCGAATGCTTTTGCCCGTGGATTGGTCAGTAATAAGTCAAATACATTGGGTATACTTTTCCCAGAGGTATCCAGTCAGTTTTCCTCTAAGATTCTGCGTGGTGTTGAAGAGGCGGCTCATGAACTTGGCTCAAGCGTAATTGTTTGTAATACAGCCTCTCAAGGACAGCGTACCATGAAGTATTTAGAGCTCCTATCAGAGAAGAGGGTGGACGGAATCCTGTTTGTCAGTGAAAAGATCACTGAGGAATATTACAAGCAGCTAAAGTCCATGAAAGTACCCGTTGTTCTTGTTTCGACTGAATCCTATCAGTACCCATTGCCATTCGTTAAAGTGGATGACAAGCATGCCGCATTCACGGCTACAGATTATTTGGTTAAAATGGGGCACAGGAAGATTGGGATGATTGGCGGAAATATAGAAGATGTTATAGCTGGTCAGCCAAGGGTTGAGGGATATAAACAAGCCCTTGCTAATCATGAATTGTCAATAAAGGAAGAGAATATTAAACACTCGAAAGGTTTTTCTTTTAAAGATGGCTTTAATAGTTTTCCGGATCTCATAAAAAGTGCGCCAGATTTAACCGCTGTATTTGCAGCAAGCGATTCCCTCGCTTTGGGTGCGGTATCTTCCGCGTACAGGCTCGGAATAAAAATACCAGACCAACTGTCTATCATTGGGTACGATAACCTCCCTATTGCAGAAATGGCCATACCACCTCTGACAACTGTAGCCCAGCCATTGGAACAAATGGGAAAGGTTGCGGCAGAAATGCTTTTCACGATGATGTCAAAGGGGATAATAGTGGAAAGCCGAATCATGCCTCATTCAGTGGTAGAGCGCGAAAGTGTGAAAAGGATATAG
- a CDS encoding VOC family protein — translation MEFHHIGIEVGNLQASQVFYKNILGFQYSETIRFGKEDIIFLEKGGFKIELFQQKSDSASRERIHFCFRVNNLDKKIKEMKEHNMFPVEGPYFLDSKKIVFYEGLDNELIEFLEIQG, via the coding sequence ATGGAATTCCATCACATTGGAATCGAAGTGGGTAATTTGCAGGCTTCGCAAGTTTTTTATAAAAATATCCTGGGCTTTCAATACAGTGAAACCATTCGTTTTGGCAAAGAAGATATTATCTTTTTGGAAAAAGGCGGTTTCAAAATAGAACTATTTCAACAAAAATCAGACTCAGCCAGTAGGGAAAGGATCCATTTTTGTTTCAGGGTTAATAATCTAGATAAAAAAATCAAGGAAATGAAAGAACATAACATGTTTCCTGTCGAGGGTCCTTATTTTCTGGATAGCAAGAAAATTGTATTTTATGAGGGCCTTGACAATGAATTAATAGAGTTTCTAGAGATCCAAGGATAA
- a CDS encoding SDR family NAD(P)-dependent oxidoreductase, whose translation MVKNKVVMITGVTQGLGKALTLKFAKEGAKLAICARRTIELNKVREEALSYGVEVLAVTADVSIPREVERFVALALETFGRVDVLINNASILGPSPMPLLLDYPEEDFTEVVKVNSVSAFLVTRRVLPAMLVQNEGAIINVTSEAGHVGYAGWGAYGISKFAVEGLTQTWADELKSTNIRINMVDPGEMDTEMHALAVPDCNYKLADPNEVVDVFLYLASDVSKGVHGQRFEAQTFEWGRF comes from the coding sequence ATGGTTAAAAACAAAGTAGTTATGATTACAGGTGTCACGCAGGGACTGGGTAAAGCATTGACCTTAAAATTCGCAAAGGAAGGGGCGAAACTTGCAATCTGCGCACGAAGGACAATTGAACTTAATAAAGTCAGGGAGGAAGCGCTATCGTATGGGGTCGAGGTGCTGGCTGTAACAGCTGATGTCTCGATTCCAAGAGAGGTTGAAAGATTCGTTGCTCTTGCACTCGAAACCTTTGGAAGGGTTGATGTGTTAATCAATAATGCATCCATTCTTGGTCCTAGTCCAATGCCCCTTTTGCTCGATTATCCAGAGGAAGATTTCACAGAGGTCGTAAAGGTTAACAGCGTTAGCGCCTTTCTGGTAACAAGGAGGGTGCTGCCTGCCATGCTTGTGCAGAACGAAGGAGCGATCATAAATGTAACATCAGAAGCTGGCCATGTTGGATACGCTGGCTGGGGAGCATATGGGATTTCGAAGTTTGCGGTCGAAGGATTGACCCAAACATGGGCTGATGAACTGAAATCAACAAATATTAGAATAAATATGGTCGATCCTGGAGAGATGGATACAGAAATGCATGCACTGGCAGTTCCGGACTGTAATTACAAGTTAGCTGATCCGAATGAGGTGGTCGATGTTTTTCTTTATCTTGCCTCAGATGTCTCCAAAGGGGTCCATGGCCAGCGGTTTGAAGCACAAACATTTGAATGGGGGAGATTTTAA
- the pssA gene encoding CDP-diacylglycerol--serine O-phosphatidyltransferase produces the protein MRFTKMIPNMFTLGNLYCGFLSIGFAATGQFNNAAILILIGMMLDSMDGRLARMLKADSQLGKELDSLADIVTFGVAPSFLVYYTYFYQFGLWGLMVAGLFPLFGAYRLARFNISTDKSSLNYFIGVPITAAGGIMAILTLFGDLIPNIVTTVVFTALSFLMVSRVRIPSFKEVPLPKYGTIVTVFLGSLLFVIWKGTYGQFPYLIYIATPLYIAYLAYRFVKGKNKNHIE, from the coding sequence ATGCGGTTTACTAAGATGATTCCTAATATGTTCACGCTTGGGAATCTATATTGCGGTTTTCTTTCAATTGGATTTGCGGCTACTGGTCAATTCAACAATGCAGCGATTTTAATTTTGATTGGCATGATGCTCGACAGTATGGACGGAAGATTGGCGAGAATGCTTAAGGCGGACAGTCAGCTGGGCAAGGAGTTAGATTCACTGGCAGATATAGTCACTTTTGGTGTTGCACCTTCGTTCCTCGTATATTATACATATTTTTATCAGTTTGGCTTATGGGGATTGATGGTAGCCGGACTGTTTCCGTTGTTCGGTGCTTATCGACTCGCCAGGTTCAATATAAGTACGGATAAATCCTCACTAAATTACTTTATTGGGGTCCCGATTACTGCCGCGGGCGGAATTATGGCAATCCTTACGTTATTCGGGGACTTGATTCCAAATATCGTAACAACAGTGGTCTTTACAGCCCTGAGTTTCCTGATGGTTAGCAGGGTCAGAATACCAAGCTTTAAAGAAGTTCCACTTCCAAAGTACGGAACAATAGTGACCGTTTTCCTTGGTTCTTTGCTGTTTGTAATCTGGAAGGGGACATATGGACAATTTCCATATCTGATATACATCGCAACACCGTTATATATAGCCTATCTTGCCTATCGGTTTGTGAAGGGAAAAAATAAGAACCATATTGAATAG
- a CDS encoding DUF2062 domain-containing protein yields the protein MISKYLRRLKFLLIKLFRIKENAHHVSLGFTLGFLVHFIPSFGMGPIISTISAKVLKGNPLAGFISGVALIWLFPFLFYLNVLVGETLFPYGIFPSASGMPSHGMDAGIHLGAVFFIGMIINILLFGLIVYYLVYTIMKKYRLSFLNIVKKWDIKK from the coding sequence ATGATCAGCAAATATTTGCGAAGACTAAAATTCCTTCTTATAAAATTATTCAGGATTAAAGAGAACGCACATCATGTTTCTCTTGGATTCACGCTGGGTTTTTTAGTACACTTTATTCCATCTTTCGGTATGGGGCCCATCATTTCGACTATAAGCGCAAAGGTTCTCAAAGGGAATCCCTTGGCTGGTTTCATCAGCGGTGTAGCCCTTATATGGCTATTCCCATTTTTATTCTATCTGAATGTTCTAGTCGGAGAGACTCTCTTTCCGTACGGTATCTTTCCCTCTGCTTCAGGAATGCCTTCACACGGGATGGATGCTGGAATTCATTTAGGCGCCGTTTTCTTTATTGGCATGATTATTAATATCCTTTTGTTCGGGTTGATCGTTTACTACCTAGTTTATACTATCATGAAAAAATACCGGCTAAGCTTTCTAAATATAGTAAAGAAATGGGATATAAAAAAATAA
- a CDS encoding glycoside hydrolase family 13 protein, with protein MKKHWWKESVIYQIYPRSFMDTNGDGIGDIPGIISKLDYLKTLGVDVIWLSPVYKSPNDDNGYDISDYRDIMDDFGTMADWELLLKEMHDRGMKLIMDLVVNHSSDEHHWFVESKKSTDNPYRDYYIWKPGKDGKEPNNWQSTFSGSAWQYDENTDEYFLHIFSKKQPDLNWENPKLRQEVYDMMKFWLDKGVDGFRMDVINFISKVDGLPDAPNTEGKPYVSGSRYFMNGPKIHDYLQEMNREALAGYDVMTVGEMPGVNVEQAKLYTDESRNEVNMVFQFEHVDLDSGPGGKWDLKPLKLTDLKTNFTKWQTGLEDIGWNSLYLNNHDQPRMVSRFGNDGQYRVESAKMLATFLHMLKGTPYIYQGEEIGMTNIRFDSIDDYKDIETLNMYNEKVNQNGEDPAKVMESIYVKGRDNARTPFQWDDSKHGGFTEGTPWIKVNPNYKEINAKQAVKDEDSIYHYYRKLIQLRKEHPVIVHGRYDILLPEDERIYVYTRTLDSKKLLVLLNFTGEEQSFTLPANLQNKTNHVLIANYESPPEYGSSIPLRPYEAIVYLLDI; from the coding sequence TTGAAAAAGCATTGGTGGAAAGAATCTGTCATATATCAAATATACCCTCGCAGCTTTATGGATACCAACGGGGATGGAATTGGTGATATTCCCGGAATCATATCCAAGCTGGACTATTTAAAGACGCTGGGTGTTGACGTAATCTGGCTTTCACCTGTCTATAAATCACCTAATGACGATAATGGATACGATATCAGTGATTATCGGGACATCATGGATGATTTCGGCACGATGGCAGATTGGGAGCTTCTTTTAAAAGAAATGCATGACAGAGGAATGAAGCTGATCATGGACCTGGTCGTAAACCATAGTTCGGATGAACATCATTGGTTTGTAGAATCTAAGAAATCAACGGATAACCCATATCGGGATTATTATATTTGGAAGCCAGGTAAAGATGGCAAGGAACCTAACAATTGGCAATCAACATTCAGTGGTTCAGCATGGCAGTATGATGAAAACACTGATGAATATTTTTTGCATATATTCAGTAAAAAACAGCCGGATTTGAACTGGGAGAACCCTAAACTTCGCCAAGAAGTATATGACATGATGAAATTCTGGCTGGACAAGGGCGTTGATGGATTCAGGATGGATGTTATCAATTTCATTTCGAAAGTAGATGGCCTTCCTGACGCACCTAATACTGAAGGGAAACCCTATGTATCAGGCAGCAGGTATTTTATGAATGGGCCGAAAATACACGATTACCTGCAGGAAATGAACAGGGAAGCACTTGCCGGTTATGATGTAATGACAGTAGGTGAAATGCCGGGTGTAAATGTTGAGCAAGCCAAGCTTTACACTGATGAATCCAGAAATGAAGTAAATATGGTATTCCAATTTGAGCATGTTGACCTTGATTCAGGGCCAGGAGGAAAATGGGATCTTAAGCCTCTCAAGCTTACTGATTTAAAGACAAACTTTACCAAATGGCAAACAGGCCTTGAGGATATTGGTTGGAACAGCCTGTATCTGAACAATCATGACCAGCCGCGAATGGTTTCGAGATTTGGAAATGACGGACAATACCGTGTGGAATCGGCCAAGATGCTGGCTACTTTCCTGCATATGTTAAAGGGAACTCCTTACATTTATCAGGGCGAAGAAATCGGAATGACCAATATTCGCTTTGATTCAATCGATGACTACAAGGATATCGAAACACTCAATATGTATAATGAAAAAGTGAATCAAAATGGGGAAGATCCTGCAAAAGTTATGGAATCCATTTATGTTAAAGGAAGAGACAATGCCCGAACTCCATTCCAGTGGGACGATAGTAAGCACGGTGGATTCACGGAAGGTACTCCCTGGATAAAAGTCAATCCAAATTATAAAGAAATCAACGCCAAGCAGGCTGTAAAAGACGAAGATTCTATCTACCACTATTACAGGAAGCTCATCCAACTACGGAAAGAGCACCCAGTCATTGTCCATGGCAGATATGACATTCTGCTTCCGGAAGATGAGAGAATTTATGTTTATACAAGAACATTGGATTCGAAAAAATTACTTGTCCTTTTGAACTTTACTGGTGAGGAGCAGAGCTTCACACTTCCAGCAAACCTGCAAAATAAGACAAATCATGTCTTGATTGCAAATTATGAATCTCCGCCGGAATATGGATCCTCCATTCCTTTGAGGCCATATGAAGCGATTGTATACCTCCTTGATATTTAA
- a CDS encoding S-adenosylmethionine:tRNA ribosyltransferase-isomerase: protein MQTKSNANPYEFFLPNNLNASHPPERRGLRRDQVKMMVLHKETGKVSHDRFFNLENYITRGDVLVLNNSRTIPAALKAAWLRDGVTISTEVEIRLARKKTDSIWEALATLPNVKTGDLFRFSETLQAKVIGEVFKSPLKIMQFSLNGIDLKEAIYSIGQPIRYEYIQDPWHLDYYQTVFASQPGSIEMPSAGRAFSWELLWKLEEKGVKIIYIQLHTGLSYLLDDEYPHSPEDLFEEYCIRQEDMNLIVKAKAAGHKIIAGGTTVVRALETAAAKSTLNGWTNLYITPDYQLQLVDGIITGFHEPEASHLDMLTAFVNEKELFEAYTAAIEKNIFGMNSVILI, encoded by the coding sequence ATGCAGACGAAATCAAATGCCAATCCCTATGAATTCTTCCTGCCAAATAATCTTAATGCTTCCCATCCACCTGAAAGACGAGGGCTACGACGCGACCAGGTGAAAATGATGGTATTACACAAAGAAACTGGAAAGGTAAGTCACGACCGCTTTTTTAATCTGGAAAACTATATAACCAGAGGCGATGTTCTTGTACTGAATAATAGCAGGACAATTCCCGCTGCCCTGAAGGCTGCCTGGCTTCGGGACGGAGTAACCATTTCTACTGAGGTAGAAATAAGGCTGGCCAGAAAAAAGACCGATTCCATATGGGAAGCATTGGCAACACTTCCCAATGTAAAAACCGGGGACCTTTTCAGATTTTCAGAAACTTTACAGGCTAAGGTGATTGGAGAAGTATTTAAATCACCGTTAAAAATTATGCAATTCTCACTAAACGGCATTGACTTAAAGGAAGCTATCTATTCAATCGGCCAACCAATAAGATATGAATACATTCAGGACCCCTGGCATCTGGATTATTACCAGACTGTTTTTGCTAGTCAGCCTGGATCCATAGAAATGCCATCTGCAGGCCGGGCTTTCAGCTGGGAGTTGTTATGGAAACTAGAGGAGAAAGGGGTCAAAATAATTTATATACAGCTTCATACCGGGCTTAGCTATTTGCTTGATGACGAATATCCTCATTCACCAGAAGACCTTTTTGAAGAATACTGTATACGGCAGGAAGATATGAATCTAATAGTTAAGGCAAAGGCTGCAGGACATAAGATTATAGCAGGAGGCACGACAGTTGTAAGGGCACTTGAAACTGCAGCTGCAAAGTCAACTCTTAATGGATGGACAAATTTATACATCACCCCTGATTATCAGTTGCAGCTGGTGGATGGAATCATTACAGGATTTCATGAACCTGAAGCCAGCCATTTGGATATGCTGACAGCCTTCGTAAATGAAAAAGAACTGTTTGAAGCCTATACTGCGGCAATTGAAAAAAATATCTTTGGCATGAATTCGGTGATATTAATTTGA